The Anastrepha ludens isolate Willacy chromosome 2, idAnaLude1.1, whole genome shotgun sequence genome contains a region encoding:
- the LOC128857344 gene encoding putative nuclease HARBI1 → MKITYINTKNPGATHDSMTFNMSPLKAHLAEQHLNDRRNTWLLGDAGYALKPYLMTAFRNSEEGSPKRTSNKQHAKARSIIEKTIGVLRNRFRCLLQARGLHYSPKKATQIINVCPALYNSCLLYNVKLP, encoded by the exons atgaaaataacttATATAAATACGAAAAATCCAGGAGCTACCCATGATTCTATGACTTTCAACATGTCGCCATTGAAAGCGCATTTAGCGGAGCAACATCTCAATGACCGTCGCAATACTTGGCTCCTCG GTGATGCTGGATACGCTCTAAAACCATATTTAATGACGGCGTTCAGAAACTCTGAGGAAGGGTCTCCAAAAAGGACATCCAACAAACAACATGCTAAAGCGAGAAGTATCATTGAGAAAACAATTGGAGTCTTGAGAAACCGATTTAGATGTTTGTTGCAGGCAAGAGGTctccactattctccaaaaaaagcaacacaaattattaatgtgtgtcCAGCTTTGTACAACAGTTGTCTGCTTTACAATGTTAAACTTCCGTGA
- the LOC128869557 gene encoding dual specificity mitogen-activated protein kinase kinase 4, whose translation MAERPSNLFSAGSSRPRNPPSELNLGSFNGRQPPSFSSTSSGSASSNLSTSSASSSSSHNLAQRFCPPPPAPVAAPVTVPATTAINQERTRERIKQQACGKLLIDEECYHFTSDDLTDIGEIGRGAFGTVNKMIFKVGKVMAVKRIRSTVDEKEQKQLLMDLEVVMNSNACPYIVQFYGALFKEGDCWICMELMDTSLDKFYKYIYERKQQRIPESILAKITVATVQALNYLKEELSIIHRDVKPSNILLHRRGDIKLCDFGICGKLVDSIAETKDAGCRPYMAPERIDPERAKGYDVRSDVWSLGITLMEVATGVFPYPKWDSVFEQLYQVVKGDPPRLQTSYKGMEFSQEFVDFVNTCLNKNESERPKYGPLLEMPFILRGQRSHTDVAAYVTDILENMVKDGITEFTTNQPAES comes from the exons ATGGCTGAACGACCAAGTAATCTATTTTCTG CTGGGAGTAGTCGTCCACGGAACCCGCCAAGTGAATTGAATTTGGGTAGTTTTAATGGGCGTCAACCGCCATCATTTTCATCGACTTCATCTGGTTCAGCTTCGTCCAATTTATCAACATCGTCTGCCTCCAGTTCCTCGTCACACAATTTGGCACAGCGTTTCTGCCCGCCACCCCCAGCACCAGTAGCTGCTCCCGTAACCGTGccagctacaacagcaataaatcaag aACGTACCCGTGAGCGTATAAAACAACAGGCATGTGGAAAGTTGCTGATTGATGAAGAGTGCTATCATTTCACTTCAGATGATTTAACCGATATAGGTGAAATTGGCCGCGGTGCTTTTGGCACTGTTAATAAGATGATATTTAAAGTAGGCAAGGTAATGGCAGTGAAACGTATACGCTCCACTGTTGATGAGAaggaacaaaaacaattacTCATGGATCTGGAAGTAGTGATGAATTCAAATGCATGCCCGTATATAGTACAGTTCTATGGCGCGCTCTTCAAGGAAGGTGATTGTTGGATATGTATGGAATTAATGGACACCTCActggataaattttacaaatacattTACGAGCGTAAACAGCAACGTATACCCGAGTCAATACTTGCCAAAATTACTGTGGCCACAGTACAAGCATTGAATTATCTGAAAGAGGAGTTATCGATCATACATCGCGATGTAAAGCCGAGCAACATTTTACTGCATCGTCGTGGTGATATTAAGTTATGCGATTTCGGTATTTGTGGTAAACTAGTGGACTCAATTGCGGAGACCAAAGACGCGGGATGTCGGCCGTACATGGCG CCGGAGCGTATAGACCCAGAGCGAGCTAAGGGATACGACGTGCGTAGTGATGTGTGGTCGCTGGGTATAACATTGATGGAGGTAGCCACTGGCGTATTTCCATATCCTAAATGGGACTCAGTGTTCGAGCAGTTATATCAG GTGGTGAAGGGTGATCCTCCACGCTTACAAACATCTTACAAGGGCATGGAGTTCTCACAGGAATTTGTAGATTTTGTGAATACTTG tttaaacaaaaatgagAGTGAACGACCCAAGTACGGTCCATTGCTGGAAATGCCTTTCATATTACGTGGCCAACGCAGTCACACTGATGTAGCTGCTTATGTCACCGATATTTTGGAAAACATGGTTAAAGATGGAATAACTGAATTTACAACAAATCAGCCGGCTGAAAGTTAA
- the LOC128869561 gene encoding probable cytochrome P450 313b1, whose amino-acid sequence MAMENAVFYALATWLLLLWIYFLWSRRHFYRVAWQLPGPMGLPFIGLGLQMMHPETFLQYMERISKCYATPFISWMGTSCFLYVNDPETVETIFNSSHCTNKGEFYRFMAAAIGDGLFTSSSPRWNKHRRLINPAFSRQIINNFLPIFNAEADLMLSKFADLASTDTPLEIYEILKRNVLEAACQTTMGKRMNFENEGSAHIFEAYKGVTEVCVRRMLTPWLYPDMLYRRSALFVRQQQVVHVLFSFIESLLQLKNNKSVANGMEQQQQEQKHSTINENESENCARTANVNVNENGKMNGKVNMKVNVAALTDADADGSAIIRKSKAIFVEQVRSHVEQGQLSWDDVRAEANVIIAATFETTSTALYIVCLCLAMHPDYQEKVYEELSALFPEDKSPEIDNTHLEKMPYTEMVINEALRLYSPVPMVLRSAADDFRLRNDVIIPRGTQIGIDIYNMQRDERIWGSAAKQFKPEAHFGPYATNQHAFAFIPFTKGLRMCIGYRYALMLMKVFVAKIFRQYRIKTAATLDQLIVKGTISLKLAEYPLCQLEARSS is encoded by the exons CTTTTCTACAATACATGGAACGCATATCGAAATGCTATGCAACACCATTTATCTCGTGGATGGGTACAAGTTGCTTCCTGTACGTTAATGACCCGGAAACAGTCGAAACGATTTTCAACTCATCCCACTGCACCAACAAAGGCGAATTTTATCGCTTCATGGCAGCGGCAATTGGCGATGGACTCTTCACATCCAGCT CTCCCCGCTGGAATAAGCATCGGCGCCTCATCAATCCGGCTTTTAGTCGCCAAATCATCAACAACTTTTTACCCATTTTCAATGCCGAAGCTGATCTGATGCTGAGCAAATTTGCGGATTTGGCCTCTACCGATACGCCGTTGGAGATCTACGAAATATTAAAACGCAATGTATTGGAGGCAGCATGTC AAACCACAATGGGTAAACGCATGAATTTTGAAAACGAAGGCTCTGCGCATATCTTCGAAGCATACAAAGG CGTCACTGAGGTGTGTGTGCGTCGCATGCTGACGCCATGGCTTTATCCGGATATGCTCTATCGCCGCTCGGCGCTGTTTGTGCGCCAGCAGCAGGTCGTTCATGTGCTTTTCAGCTTCATTGAAAGT CTGCTGCagctcaaaaataataaatctgttGCAAACGGCAtggaacagcaacaacaagagcaAAAACACTCAACtattaatgaaaatgaaagtgaaaattgtGCCAGGACTGCGAATGTAAATGTGAATGAGAATGGGAAAATGAATGGGAAAGTGAATATGAAAGTGAATGTGGCTGCATTAACGGATGCGGATGCAGATGGTTCAGCGATCATACGGAAGTCCAAAGCTATCTTTGTGGAGCAAGTACGTTCACATGTCGAACAAGGTCAACTGTCGTGGGATGATGTGCGGGCGGAGGCGAATGTCATCATAGCGGCG ACCTTTGAAACTACCTCTACTGCTTTATATATCGTATGCCTGTGTCTGGCGATGCACCCCGACTACCaagaaaaagtttatgaagAACTAAGCGCCCTTTTTCCGGAAGACAAATCACCCGAAATCGATAATACGCATCTTGAAAAAATGCCTTACACCGAAATGGTCATCAATGAGGCACTACGTCTCTACTCTCCCGTACCGATGGTGTTGCGTAGTGCTGCCGATGACTTTCGGCTACGCAACGATGTTATAATACCACGTGGCACACAAATTGGCATCGACATTTACAATATGCAACGCGATGAACGCATTTGGGGAAGCGCAGCGAAGCAATTCAAACCAGAGGCGCATTTCGGGCCATATGCGACCAATCAGCATGCCTTCGCTTTCATACCATTCACAAAGGGGCTGCGCATGTGCATTGGCTATCGGTATGCCTTGATGTTGATGAAGGTATTCGTGGCAAAGATATTCAGGCAATATCGTATAAAAACCGCTGCAACGCTGGATCAGTTGATCGTTAAGGGCACCATATCGCTGAAGTTAGCAGAGTATCCGTTATGTCAATTAGAGGCGCGTAGTAGTTAA